The DNA region GTCATTAGGAGAGCTGGTGCGTCAAATCCTGTGACAAAGATGGGGAAGGGGAGGCATAATGGGCATCAGTCAGCCCTAGACACCTGGACTTCAGCAGCCAAGGCAGGATGGGCACACCTGTGAATTTCCAGACTGACTTATTAGCAGGCACCTGAAACGAATGTGTGGCCCGTATGTTCAGTTAAATTATTTTGGCTTAAATACACAGACTTTGTTAACCGGGTGATTTTTAGGAAAACATTTGCTTTGTGGTTTAGTGAAAATGAATCTAAGTTCAATGTACTAGTTTAGTTCTGCTTGGGGTTTACAGAACGTTTTATTCAAAGCTGGTGTTCATTTAAAAGGGGGATGGGTGCCTTTATTTATTCTCTAATTTGAttgttttttcctgaaaaatctaAACGAGAGCTAAGCTTCCTGGGGAaagctctgctttccttttttttctggcaaCATACTTagctttttagaaatgtttgATGTCCTTTCTAGACTAGAACTCTAGAACTCTTGTATCCCTCTCAGAACACAGAAAGCCATCTGTTCACCATGGGGCTCCAGTCCTCAGGATATGAAGTCACTGCAGCCCGGAGCTGCGCATACTCAGGCGGGAAAGCAGAGGTTCAGAGGTGAATAAACACTCAGGTGCTGCAGGAGCACAGAGAGGCACAAACTGAGCAGGCGACCTGGGTGAAGGAGAGACAAGTGAGCTGGAGTCATGGACGCAGGGAGTGGCAGCAGAGGGGTGCAGCGTaaggaacaaaatggaaaaggGCCAGCAGGAACTGCTGCAGATCCATGGGGCCAGAGAATGTGGGAGGGTTAGAGGAAAGGAGGGTGGGCCCCTGGGTGTGGGCAGTGGGAGGCAGGCATCTCTGAAACCCTGACATGCGACCAGGATGTGGGGGACTTGGGATTGGAGGAGAGCTGAGGGTCCACAGAGACAGACCCAGAATCCTGACCTCTGAGAGAAGAGACAGTGGAGGAGCAGCTAAAGGGTGAGGATAAGAGGCAGAAGACAGCCGGTGACACAAAGGGGAAGAGACCATGGATCCCTGGGGTTTAGCACCAAGGTGACCTTGGTGAGCAGGGATGAAAAAGAAACATATGCGAATGAaatgaggaagagggaagagacagagagtACAGGCTTTTTCACGTAGTTTCTCATAAACAGGGAAGAACTTAGGCCTGGGGTGGGAGACATGCTGTTTATGTAATtacttaactatttttatttttatttttttttgagatggagtctcgctgtcacccaggttggagtgcagtggtgtgatctcggctcattgcagtttctgcctcccaggttccagcgattctcttgcctcagcctccctggtagctggcatgcgccaccacacccggctaatttttgtatttttagtagagatggtttcaccatgttgaccaggctgatcttgaactccagacctcaggtgatccgtccaccttggcctcccaaagtgctaggattataggcattagccactgtgcccagcctgtttttttgaGGGTCTCTTtgacccaggctgaagtgcagtggcataatcacagctcactgtagcctccacctcatgggctcaggtgatccttccacctcagcctcccaagtagctgggactacaggtgtgtgccaccatgcccggctgatttgttatttttttgtagagacagggtcttgtcatgttgcccaggttggtctcgaatcctgggctcaagtgatccacccgccttggcctcccaaagtgtgggattataggtgtgagccactgcacctggcctgttctttatttttaatgaaagagaCTTGAGTATTTGGGACAGGGGAACAATGAAGGAAACTGCAACCCAGGAAGGACCTGCCCAAATGAAGTGAGGTCTGAGTGTGGCAGGATGTAGGGCTTTGGGTGTGTGGTGGGTGCAGGCTGTTACTCTTCCCCTATGGAGAAACACTCCTATCCTAGGCCCCTTGGGTCACAACTGACTGGCTGTGGGAAGGGCATCAGATGAAGCGGTCACCCCTGCCCTTTCCACATGACTGTGCTGTGTGAGCCTCAGCACATTTTCCTTTTGGCCTACACTAGTTTCTGTTGGGTTCACCTCTCTTGTAAACATGCAAGCCCCAAGTAGAAAGCAAAAGAGGAGTGAAGAGGGACGCATGAAGGGATGAGGGACACATCTACAGCCTGAGCAAGACAGGGAGCAAACAGCTGAGGTCATTCCTACCTGGAGACACTGGTTTTGCACCCAGGTGATGCCTATCCACTGGACTTCAGCAGAAAACCACTCAGGCCACGGTGGCACACCTTGCTGAAGGCCAGTCTTGACAATAGGAGGCAGCCTGCTGGGAGGCACAAAAGCGCCCGTGAACGGCCTCACCTGCACATTCACTGAGTGGCTTGCTGACCCAGTGCCTGCCCTCCTGCATCGACTTGGACTTGGCCACACAAAGCACTGAAGGGTAGCCTGCAAGGAGCCAGGGGCTGCTCCCCAAACTTGGTACCCCTCACCAGAAATTCCTCAGATTCTGTCTTTGCCTAATTTATCCATATTTCTCTTGAGACTACTGAGTTTTAAGTTTACTGCCTCTTGGGAGTTCCTTAGTTCCTACAGAACTGAATGTCTCTAATGACTCACACTCACCTCCTGTAAACTTCCACAGGGGTCTGTTGCagcccttgcctcctgggtccctTCTGCACATCTCCTTCCTTCCCACAAACATCCTGGATATGTGGTGCACAGACAGGCTTCCCTCCTGGAGCCACTACATGTTAACTGCTTTATCTGGACTCTGAGGCCCTCTGTAATGTGGCTCCACTTCGCCTTTCCTCCTTTTCACTCATCTAAATTTCCAGCATCCCATGAGTCTGGTTCAAGTCCCACCTCCTCCAAGCAGCTCAGTAGTGCTGACCCCTAAGCATGCCTCCATGGACCAGGCTGGGGTGCCACCTCTCACTCCATGAAGCCTCTGCGGAGCCTAGGCCTGTGCTGGCTCTTCAAGAAAGGCCCTGCCTCACAACCACAGCCACCAGTTTGCTCTCCTGCTCCTGTAGTAAGCTGCTCATGAGGCTGGGAGGCAGTGGACAGACCCATTCTCCCAACACAACAAAAGATCACACTTCCCCAGCACCCCCTGTAGTTAGGCATAGCTATGACCAGGTGAAAACCCTGTGAAGCCAATGAGTGGAATATGGGGTGGGGTTGAGTGGAAACGAAAAGTGCAGATTTGGCTTCCTGTCCTTAGAAATGAAGCTGCTGGCTCTCCATGCTCTTTCCTCAGGGTGGAATACGGACATGGCAGTGACCCAGCTTCAACCATGAGGATAAGAACAATACCCTAAGGATACTGGGTCTCTGGACAGGGCAGACTGTTATAGGAGACAAATGAACATCCagcttctttaagaaaaaagttcaaCACTTTTGTCTAACATGTCACTCAAAACCAAGTTGGGAATCTAAGACTCCCACCATCCTGACTTCTAGATCCGAGAAACATTCACATTCCCAGAAATGAGGACCCgtatgaaagaaaatggaagcaatTCAACACAATACATGTGGATATAAAGACTTATCCTGGACAGGGTGACACAATCCAGACAGCTTTGTAGCAAAGCACCACAGACTGGAGAGGTCAGACTGGCCTCAGCCCAAAGCTGAGTCAGCTCCACTCTCCCCTGTCCCCCTGTCCTTAAGGAGACTCAGTGAGGACCTGGCCACCTTCCATAGGGAGGGAGGCTGGCCAGGACCACTAAACCAAAGATGTGCTGGCAATGAGAGGAGGGTCCTGGAGATCACCTAAGAACTGGAGAGGCTGTGTTTGGTGGATAGGAGGAGTTGGGGGACTGTGGCCTCTCTCAGATTGCTCAGAGAGAACAGCAACAGCAGGGCCATCAACAGCCGAGGAGAGCCCCAGCCTGTATGGCTGCCCCACCCCCAGACAAAGGGAGAGACATTTCCTCAGGGAGTCAAAGCTTTTATTACCTGATAGTCCCTAGTGTGGTGCCAGAGATACCGCTCTGGTCCTATTACTCCCATGATATAGGTggtggggacaggggaggggacCAGGGAGCGAGGGGAGGGATATTTACAGTGCATGGTGGTATGGGGACAACCACTTTCCTCTGGAGCTCTGAGTactttgtgctttttttcttagTTGGTGCTGAGCTACCTggaatggattttgtttttatcttctttaggGAAAGATGTATTAACCAAAGCACAATCCAGCCCAATTTCCCGGCTGAGGATTTCACGATATCAGTCCAAACATCACACTATTTAATTCCCCAATAAAACATTGGAAAAAGGACTATCAGTGCTAacacatttacatataaaatttccACCTAATAGGTAATAGAAGCCTATGTACCAATTTCTAAAACAGTTATAAGATATATACACAATTTGGGGTATATTAACAAAAcagaatattacaaaatattaaaggCAATCCTCCTGGTCCATGGATGCTTGTTGCCGCTTACTTGAAGTTGGCATAATCTGAGAATGCATCAATATATTCCTGCACCACCTTGTAGCAGAACTCATACTGTTCCTGGAGAGtgaaagatagggaaaaagccAGGGTTACTGAAGAACACACAGTACCTGTAATTCCTAACAgactcattgtttttttttttttttcgaagaTGGAAAATCAAGAGGAACTGAATGTTTTTGAACTTTCACCTGAGCTCTGATCTGCCTGCCAGAGTTCTGACAGCATTCCCCTTCTGGGCTGAATGCAGCAGACCTTCTACAAGCAGAGCTGACCAGAGCTGACCCAGGCCCTACAGAGGTCAGACATGCATGTGCTGGGCTGGGAGACGGTGCAGCTGAGCATGGCCCACAATTACCATGGCTGCCAGGCTAGCATGCACCCTGGCTCTCAGAACCTTGTCTCCCAAACCTACTAACATTCACTTTTCTTTACTCCTCAAACATTTCTAGCTCCATGGGATTCAGGAAAACCTCTGTGGATGTGTGGCTTGTTAAAAGCCAGACCTCTTAACAGGGAGCCCAAGCCCAAAGGCAGGTACTCCTCCTGGATCTTCCTTACCCACAGAGAAGTGCAGATGAGCCCTGTGGGGCACCCAGATACCCCCTTCTAACCTGGCCCATCCTCTGGCAACAGGGGCTATGTTCCCATTGCTGCCATCCTGCCTCCCAACGTGCTTCCTGTGTATTTGGGGCACCTTGGGAGGGGAAGGGCAGGTCTGTGTTTAGACAGTCTTCTGACTCCTGGGTGGGCCCCTCTGAAGAGCCTCCTCCCTGAGCTGGCCTTGACAGAGAAGGGCTGCAggtggtgtggtggcagggacaAATATGTGGGCAGCATACCAGTGTCTGGACCATGTGTGGCCTCTGTAGCCGTAGGCTCTTGACAGTCTGGAAGACATCCAAAATCCCCTCTGCTTTCACACGCTCCAGGACGGTGCTCAGGGCACAGAAGGTCCCCGTCCTTCCTGCTCCAGCGCTGCAACAGAGCAGACACATTTACCACAGCTGCCATGGCCCTCTGTGCAAGGGGGTGAGTGACAGTGGTAAGTGGTAGACAAAGAGGTGGGGGCAGGCAGCCGGTGCTCGCCTTTGCCCCGTGGGCCCCCACCCAGCCTGGAGGGGTTCTGGGTCGGGAGGCAGTGTACCCTGTGCCCTTCCTGCATGGCCCCATGTATTGTGGAGGGACTCACCTGTTGGACCATGGGGGATGACCTTCACTCATACCCCACCAGCACGGAGCCACTGCTGTCCACCTGCACATGCTGGCCTGAGTTGTCCTGACCTGCCGTTCGCTCAGGTTAGAACTAGCTCTAGTCCTGTCTTTCCCTTTCCCTGACAAACCCCACTCCCTACACTGGTGTGGATCTGCTGATTCCTTTCCGTGTCTCTCACTTTCTTCCTAAATCCCAGGAATCCAGACTCTGACCTTGACGCTATCCCCCTATTCAATGTCATCAGTTGATTCACTCACCAGACACTGAGTGCCTACTCTGAGGCAGGGACTGTGGGGTTTAGCAATGTCCCTAGACAAGATGTGTgttaagagaagggaaaagaggagTGGGAGTTCTAGGCAGGGTACTCAGAGAAGGCTTGGACAAAGCCCTGTGGCTGCCTGGGAAACTGGCATCTCAGGCCCACGGCAGGTGTGTGCCCAGGGTGCTGAAGGCCATGCAGTtcatgaaagaagaaaggagagtggTGGGGGTGGGATCAGAGCCAGCCTGTGGTACACACTATCCTCTGCCGGCCCTGGCCAGGGAGCCCTCAGAACATGTTGGGCCTTGTAAGCTGTTGTTAGGATTCTAAGTAAAGGAGTgcattttttctaaaatgcaatcTCCAGCAACATGCCCCAAACAAAATTCAACTTTTCCCCTCAAACAAGCCTCTTTACTGTCTTTCTTCTGCTGGTCACACCAATCCAGGCTCAAACCTGGGAGACACCCTTGACTCTTCTTCTCTTTCACCCTCTGTTCTTAGTCTTGTTCATTTTTCCTCAATGTACAGACAGGGCAAGCCATACCTACAGtccactgtttttaaaataattgcccTGTTCTTTTTTCCTGTGCTTCTTAAGGAGGCCAGGCCCTTACCTCACATAGCACAACTGGGGTCTCCACTGCCAGTCTCCCTTGCTGCTCTCCTGCCCACTATCCAAACATTAGTCCTCTAGCACTTATTGTGCCAAGTTCAAGCTCTAAGGTCCTCTCTTAGCATCCAATCCTGTCTTAGCATCAATCTCGACTACCATGTGCTCACCAATATCTTGCTCTTGTGTGGCTTTCTTCAGTCTGACCCATGGTCACCAGCTTCCCGTTTCCCcctccttgctttctctctccccctgAGGGCAAGAGTGAGCCATACCTGCAGTGCACGGTGATGGGGTGGTTCCctgactgctgctgctgcttctgcacGGCAGCGATGATGCTGATCATGCCCTTTCCGTCACTGGGGATGCCCACTTCAGGCCAGCCATGGAAGTGGAACTGCCGGATCTGCCGGCTCTTATTCTCCTTTGGAAGAAAGGGGATCAGGGAGGCAGGGGTAACCCTGCTTTTCCTGGGGGGCAGAGTCTACCCACCACCCATCTTACCCTGGTGTTGGTGACCAGGAGGTCTCGGACGGTATAGCTCTCacattcctcctccttcttcagtTCCACTGTAATATCTCCATAGGACACCAGTCCATCGGATGGCCAGTACTGGGCACACTTCTCCTGGAGGGACAAGTTGGAGAGGTGAGGGGCTCAGAGTACCACATGTATAGAAGCAGCACTGCCCACGAGCAGCCTGACCCCTCTCAGTACAGCCACCTCTTACGCTGACACACTTCATCCCCAAGGTATTGAAAACTTGCAGGATCATTATATCACATCATTCCAATTAGCTTCCGAGCCTCACCAGAGACTCAACAGACACTGACAGGGTCTGTAAAGAACTCTGACTACAGGCTCACAGGGTATCCAATACTTGGTGgctggagggagagaaggagtgaAAATCTTTGTtccaattcctttctttttctcccatgGGGTGTTTTCATAGTTAATGCTGCTTACATCTGCCAGACTGCTAATTCAGAAAATCAGAACCAATTCACATTCCCAGACAGCCACGGGCTTCACCACCGCCCAGGCCACAGTATCCTTTCTCCCTTTTACCTTTATCTCTTTGATCTGCAAGGTACCTTCAAGTTGCTAGCACTCGCCTTTCTGTCCTTGCTAGTGAGCAGGAGGTGGTCTACTGTCTGTCTTTGCTTGCACCTGGCTCACTTCCCTCTACAGCTCCTTGTGGGAGTGGCTGcgtctcttttcatttctgtattccCCACACcttgcacaatgcctggcacatggtaggctcTCAGTATCTGGTAAATGAATTTGTTCAATGTCTGCAGAACAAGCCAAggcataaatacataaatataacatCACACAGTTATGCTGCCCATTTCTTTAGAGAATTTTGGGGTAAGATCTGAGATTCTTCACTACTGACAATTGAAAATTCTCAACCATACATATAATGTCATTGAaagatatggaaaaaaattaagtagaaaaagaAGTTGTGAATAGTCTCACAGTCCAAATAAAATCATGATTATTAAAGTGGTGAATCAAGGACATGCCCTGgactagctcttttttttttttttttttgagacggagtcttgctctgtcacccaggctggagtgcagtggccggatctcagctcactgcaagctccgcctcctgggtttacgccattctcctgcctcagcctccggagtagctgggactacaggcgcccgccacctcgcccggctagttttttgtatttttagtagagatggggtttcaccatgttagccaggatggtctcgatctcctgacctcgtgatccgcccgtctcagcctcccaaagtgctgggattacaggcttgagccaccgcacccggcttggACTAGTGCTCTTCTACCCATGCTCTCTAGGAGCCCTGGGGATGCCTCAGGGATCGGTGCTCTGGGCCTCTCTTCAACCagaacagccaaaaaaaaaaaaaaaaattctcattaagGCTCACTTCATCAGGCATTATAATTAGTTTTTATGGCACTGGTGGGTGGAATGGTTTTTGCTACCATAGTGCCTTCTCAACAATGATTTACACAATGTCTCAGCTGGGATGAAGACTTGGcctttaaaaccatcagaaccATGAGGTCCCAACGGGTGTGAGAGTCACAGAGTGTGTGTGCTGGAGGAATTAAGCGTGATCTCTATCTCTAAGACAGAAATACATATCAAGTCTAGGGACTAGATATCAACACTAAaagtctctaattttttttttcttttttgagagagtcttgccctgttgcccaggctggagtgcagtggcatgatcttggcttactgcaacctctgcctcccagtttcaagtgattctcccaccccagactccccagtagctgggactacgggtgtgcgccaccatgcctagctaatttttatatttttagtagagacagggtttcaccatgttggccaggctggtctcaaactcttgacctcaggtgatccacctgcctcagcgtcccaaagtgggaggattacaggtgtgagccaccatatctgacCAAAAGTCTCTAAATTTTGTATACATGGGTAGATTTTCTCTCAAGATCTCTAGAAGAccaaagaggattttttttttttggtttttgagacagagtttcgctcttgttgcccaagctggagtgcaatggcgcgatcttggcttactgcaacctcggcctcccaggttcaagcgattctcctgccttagcctcccgagtagctgggatgagaggcatgcgccaccatgcccgctaattttgtatttttagtagagatggggtttctccatgttggtcaggctggtcttgaacttctgaccttccaaaatgctgggattataggcatgagctgccgcacctggcctcaaagaGGATTTTTAAGATGAGGAGTgacaatgatttatattttcaaaaggacCAGCAGCTGCCATCTGAAGAACTAAAGGTGGGTTAGAATGAGAGCAGGAGGACCAGTTGCCAGGCCACTGCAGACGAGGCTGCGCATATAAGTCATCCCCAGAGTCCCACGGGCAAGCAGTGAGAGACGAGGGCTTGTTCGGATAACAGCAGTCACGCTGGAGAAAAGTGGGGAGGCTCTGCCTGTATCAGGACTTAGTGGCAGACTGGATGTGAGGGGTGAGGAGAGGGGAGTAAGGAAGGTAACTCTCGGATTTTAGACATGAGCAACTGGGCAGAAGGTGGCTATTTATTTAGAAGGC from Piliocolobus tephrosceles isolate RC106 chromosome 3, ASM277652v3, whole genome shotgun sequence includes:
- the LOC116418736 gene encoding receptor-type tyrosine-protein phosphatase alpha; the encoded protein is MRTGNLPANMKKNRVLQIIPYEFNRVIIPVKRGEENTDYVNASFIDGYRQKDSYIASQGPLLHTIEDFWRMIWEWKSCSIVMLTELEERGQEKCAQYWPSDGLVSYGDITVELKKEEECESYTVRDLLVTNTRENKSRQIRQFHFHGWPEVGIPSDGKGMISIIAAVQKQQQQSGNHPITVHCSAGAGRTGTFCALSTVLERVKAEGILDVFQTVKSLRLQRPHMVQTLEQYEFCYKVVQEYIDAFSDYANFK